The following is a genomic window from Bordetella petrii.
AGCTCGGTCGCTCTGAGGTATTCCGGCTTTGGGGCGGATCAAAATGGTGCAATGCACCAAGTTTTGCCCCAGCCAGAGGCAAGGTCAGATCCAGTACGCCGTGGAAGTCATGAGGCGCGACATGGCGCGCATGGCGCCACGCACCGGGGCGGGCAACGGCACGCCGCCCGCGCGCTCGGCGCTGGCGCGGTGCTGGGCTTCGTCGTCTTTCATCTGGCTGACGATTTGGCGCGAGCGCTGATCGGCCTCGGGCAGGCTGCGCAGGTGGCCATCGAGGTGGGCCTCGACCTGGCGTTCGGTTTCGGCCATGAAGCCCAGATTGCGCGCGGTGCCGGCGCAGCTGGCCAGCACCCCCAGCGTGAACGAACCCGCATACCACAGGGGGTTGAGCAGGCTGGGCCGGCTGCCCAGTTCTTCGAGCCGCCGGCCGCACCAGGCCAGGTGGTCGACTTCTTCGGCGGCGGCATGCAGCAGCAGCTCGCGCACGGGAGCCTCGCGGCATGCCGCGGCCTGCCCGCGGTAAAGCGCCTGGGCGCAGACTTCACCCACGTGGTTCACGCGCATCAGCCCGGCGGCATGGCGCTTTTGCTGGTCGGACAGCGGCGGCACGGGCTCGGCCGCGCTGGCAGGGTATGGCCGTGCGGATGAGGCCGCGCCCGACAGCACGCGCAGCGCGCGGTCGACTTCAGCAAACAGCGGATCGAGCGGGCCGCGCCGGCGCGAGAAAGGCGTGAAACCGGAAGACGTAGAGGCAACGGACATGGAGGGCTCCTGGGTGGGGTCCCCACCCTGCTGGACGGCGGGGTTCTCCATCGGGAATTGTACGCAACAGGTATCATCGGAACTTGTCTGCGCTCAACGCTCAAGGAACCCTCATGGACTGCACGATCAACTGGGGCGGCCCCGATGGCATGCTCTTCGTGGCCACCACCGGCAGCGGCCACGTCGCCACCATGGATGGCGCCGTCGACGGCGGCGGCCACAACCTGGCGCCCCGCCCCATGGAACTGCTGCTGGCCGGCACCGGCGGCTGCACCGCCTATGACGTGGTGCTGATCCTCAAGCGCGGCCGCCATGCGGTCGCGGGCTGCAGCGTCAAGCTGTCGGCCGACCGCGCCGACACCGACCCCAAGGTGTTCACGCGCATCCACTTCGCCTTCACCGTCACCGGCAAGAACCTGCCGCGCGCCGCCGTCGAACGCGCGGTGCAGTTGTCGCACGAAAAATACTGCTCGGCTTCGGCCATGCTTGAAAAAACCGCCGAACTGACGTTCTCGGTGGACATCGTCGATACCCAGGAAACCCAGGCCGCCTGATCCGGGCCCGGCCATGCCCGCCGCGGCGGGCGCGTCACCATGAAACAATACCTCTCGCTCATCCAATCGATTCTCGACCACGGCTCGTGGCAGGAAAACCGCACTGGCATCCGCACGTTGTCCCTGCCCGGCGCGGCGCTGCGCTTTGACCTGCAGCAGGGCTTTCCCGCGGTCACAACCAAAAAACTGGCTTTCAAATCGGCGGTGGGCGAACTGGTGGGGTTCATGCGCGGCGCGCGCAGCGCCGCCGATTTCCGTGCGCTGGGCTGCAAAGTGTGGGACCAGAACGCCAACGAAAACGCCAATTGGCTGGCCAACCCGTATCGCGAAGGGCCCGACGACCTGGGGCCCGTTTATGGCGTGCAATGGCGCCGCTGGCCAGCCTACAAGCTGCTGCCGCTGGCCAACGATGCGCAGATCCGCGACGCTCTCGGCCGCGGCTACGCGCAAGTGGCGCAACTCGACGAGAACGGCGCGCCGCACGTGCTGCTGTACAAGGCAGTAGACCAACTGCGCCAGTGCCTGGACACCATCCACAGCAACCCGCAAGACCGCCGCATCCTGTTCCATGGCTGGAACTGGGCGCAGATCGAAGAAATGGCGCTGCCGCCCTGCCATCTGCTGTATCAGTTCCTGCCCAACGCCACCACGCGCGAAATCTCGCTGTGCCTGTATATACGCTCGAACGACGTGGGGCTGGGCACGCCGTTCAACCTGACCGAAGGCGCGGCCCTGCTGCACCTGGTGGGCCGGCTGACCGGCTACACCCCGCGCTGGTTCTCGTACTTCATCGGCGATGCGCACATCTACGAAAACCACTTGCCGATGCTGCGCGAACAACTCACGCGCGAGCCCTACGAAGCGCCGCGCCTGGTGCTGTCCGACCGCATTCCCGACTACGCGGTCACCGGGCGCTACGAACCACAATGGCTGGAGCAGGTTGAACCCACAGACTTCGCGCTGGAAGGTTATCAGCACCATCCGGCCCTGACCGCGCCGATGGCGGTATGACATCCGCGTCCGGCATCGCAACTCTCCAGAATCCGCTCATGTCCGCCCCGCCCCGCCTGACCCTGGTCGTTGCCTATTCCGATAACCGCGTCATCGGGCGCGACAACACCCTGCCCTGGAAGTTGCCCGGCGACCTGGCGCACTTCAAGCGCACCACGCTGGGCAGCCCCATTATCATGGGCCGCAAGACCTGGGAATCGCTGGGGCGGCCGCTGCCCGGGCGCACCAACGTGGTCATCAGCCGCAACCTGCGCTACGCCGCGCCGGGCGCCACAGTGGTGCCCACACTGCAGGCCGCCG
Proteins encoded in this region:
- the coq7 gene encoding 2-polyprenyl-3-methyl-6-methoxy-1,4-benzoquinone monooxygenase, whose translation is MSVASTSSGFTPFSRRRGPLDPLFAEVDRALRVLSGAASSARPYPASAAEPVPPLSDQQKRHAAGLMRVNHVGEVCAQALYRGQAAACREAPVRELLLHAAAEEVDHLAWCGRRLEELGSRPSLLNPLWYAGSFTLGVLASCAGTARNLGFMAETERQVEAHLDGHLRSLPEADQRSRQIVSQMKDDEAQHRASAERAGGVPLPAPVRGAMRAMSRLMTSTAYWI
- a CDS encoding OsmC family protein encodes the protein MDCTINWGGPDGMLFVATTGSGHVATMDGAVDGGGHNLAPRPMELLLAGTGGCTAYDVVLILKRGRHAVAGCSVKLSADRADTDPKVFTRIHFAFTVTGKNLPRAAVERAVQLSHEKYCSASAMLEKTAELTFSVDIVDTQETQAA
- a CDS encoding thymidylate synthase, whose translation is MKQYLSLIQSILDHGSWQENRTGIRTLSLPGAALRFDLQQGFPAVTTKKLAFKSAVGELVGFMRGARSAADFRALGCKVWDQNANENANWLANPYREGPDDLGPVYGVQWRRWPAYKLLPLANDAQIRDALGRGYAQVAQLDENGAPHVLLYKAVDQLRQCLDTIHSNPQDRRILFHGWNWAQIEEMALPPCHLLYQFLPNATTREISLCLYIRSNDVGLGTPFNLTEGAALLHLVGRLTGYTPRWFSYFIGDAHIYENHLPMLREQLTREPYEAPRLVLSDRIPDYAVTGRYEPQWLEQVEPTDFALEGYQHHPALTAPMAV
- a CDS encoding dihydrofolate reductase gives rise to the protein MSAPPRLTLVVAYSDNRVIGRDNTLPWKLPGDLAHFKRTTLGSPIIMGRKTWESLGRPLPGRTNVVISRNLRYAAPGATVVPTLQAAVEACGDAPDAYVIGGAQIYAQALPLAARVIATEVHAHVEGDAFFPYLPSFAWREASRQPQPAENGYDYDFVVYERQA